In Equus przewalskii isolate Varuska chromosome 6, EquPr2, whole genome shotgun sequence, one DNA window encodes the following:
- the LOC103566450 gene encoding olfactory receptor 1M1-like: MEPRNQTSAFEFILLGLSEYPEQETLLFALFLCMYVVMAMGNLLIILAISSDSHLHTPMYFFLANLSLVDFGLATNTVPKMLVNIQMKSKSISYQCCLTQMYFFHFFGIIDSVLIAVMAYDRYVAICHPLHYTTIMSPRLCGLLAGGPWVFSYFISLTHILLMVRLVFCGSNKIPHYFCDLTPLLRLSCTDTSVNKIFVLIVAGLVIATPFICILASYVRIIVAIIKVPSAGGRKKAFSTCSSHLSVVALLYGTTIGVYLCPSSVRTAVKEKASAIM; this comes from the coding sequence ATGGAACCAAGAAACCAAACCAGTGCATTTGAATTCATCCTGTTGGGGCTTTCAGAATATCCAGAACAGGAGACTCTCCTCTTTGCTCTGTTCCTCTGCATGTATGTGGTCATGGCTATGGGAAATCTCTTGATCATCCTCGCCATCAGCTCAGATTCtcacctccacacccccatgtacttcttcttAGCCAACCTGTCCTTGGTTGATTTTGGCCTGGCCACCAACACTGTCCCCAAGATGCTGGTGAACATCCAAATGAAAAGCAAGTCAATCTCCTATCAGTGTTGCCTAACCCAGAtgtactttttccatttttttggcatCATTGACAGCGTCTTAATTGCTGTGATGGCTTATGACAGGTATGTGGCTATATGCCACCCCTTACACTATACAACCATCATGAGCCCACGCCTCTGTGGCCTGCTGGCTGGTGGCCCATGGGTGTTTTCCTACTTTATCTCCCTCACTCACATCCTCCTGATGGTGCGCTTGGTTTTCTGTGGTAGCAACAAGATTCCTCACTACTTCTGTGACCTCACTCCCCTTCTCAGGCTTTCTTGTACTGACACGTCTGTAAACAAGATCTTTGTGCTCATTGTGGCAGGATTGGTGATAGCCACACCTTTCATCTGCATCCTGGCCTCCTATGTTCGCATCATCGTGGCCATAATAAAGGTCCCCTCTGCAGGTGGCAGGAAGAAAGCCTTTTCCACCTGCAGCTCCCACCTATCTGTGGTCGCCCTCCTCTATGGGACCACCATTGGGGTTTATCTGTGTCCTTCATCTGTCCGCACAGCCGTGAAGGAAAAAGCCTCTGCTATAATGTAG